One genomic window of Legionella jordanis includes the following:
- the pyrH gene encoding UMP kinase gives MMSDKQPHLKYKRILLKYSGEALMGKVQFGIDPSILDRMAKDVAELIQMGVEVGIVIGGGNLFRGKALSEAGLGRVTGDHMGMLATVMNALALRDALERIDLPARIMSAIPILGIVDPYHRRKAMTHLRNGHVVIFAAGTGNPFFTTDSAACLRAIEVGADVVLKATKVDGIYSEDPFKNPQAIRYDFLTYKQVLSEGLEVMDLTAICLCQDHNMPLQVFDMSAPNALKKIVLGERVGTIVGANHDQ, from the coding sequence ATGATGAGCGATAAACAACCCCATTTAAAATATAAGCGAATTCTTCTAAAGTACAGCGGTGAAGCATTAATGGGAAAAGTCCAGTTTGGGATTGACCCATCTATTCTTGACCGCATGGCTAAAGATGTGGCCGAACTCATCCAGATGGGTGTGGAAGTGGGCATTGTTATTGGTGGCGGTAATTTGTTTCGGGGTAAAGCTTTGTCTGAAGCTGGACTCGGCCGGGTTACCGGCGATCACATGGGTATGCTTGCCACTGTAATGAACGCATTGGCATTAAGGGATGCGCTGGAGCGAATTGATCTACCAGCACGCATTATGTCTGCAATACCTATTCTTGGTATTGTAGACCCTTATCATCGCAGAAAAGCCATGACTCACTTAAGAAATGGCCATGTGGTTATTTTTGCTGCGGGTACTGGGAACCCATTTTTTACCACTGATTCAGCAGCTTGCTTAAGAGCGATTGAAGTAGGTGCTGATGTTGTCTTAAAGGCAACTAAAGTGGATGGAATTTATTCCGAAGATCCATTCAAGAACCCTCAAGCCATTCGCTATGATTTTCTGACTTATAAACAGGTTTTAAGCGAAGGTTTAGAAGTGATGGATTTAACAGCCATTTGTCTGTGCCAAGATCATAATATGCCTCTCCAGGTATTTGATATGTCGGCTCCAAATGCGCTGAAAAAAATTGTTCTCGGTGAAAGAGTCGGAACCATAGTAGGAGCAAACCATGATCAATGA
- a CDS encoding spermidine synthase: MWKTFGGKCIYQSPTGIQVYQNVLFRWLKFNSRPLQTLINRYMPHCPELYYVKPFTVFVRVKPASCCMLGLGGGGVAHALWPYLGKIKVTAVENDCEVIDIAQRYFMLDQLYNLNVIHQDARLFVEQTTEQFQHVLVDLFEAENFPLQCNNEAFFSHCKRILLDSGILAINLANREEQWPIMQLIKNNFHNTLAVAIKKSANIVVFAVKNEPVDFLPTVLKQSKKLNALFWDSKWGQIAEITG; the protein is encoded by the coding sequence ATGTGGAAGACTTTTGGGGGCAAATGCATTTATCAATCTCCAACTGGGATACAGGTGTATCAAAATGTCCTGTTTCGGTGGCTGAAATTTAACAGCAGGCCTTTGCAAACCCTTATAAACCGCTACATGCCCCACTGCCCAGAACTTTACTATGTCAAACCGTTCACTGTTTTTGTTCGTGTTAAACCAGCCTCTTGTTGTATGTTGGGTTTAGGTGGTGGAGGCGTAGCTCATGCACTATGGCCCTATCTGGGAAAAATTAAAGTTACTGCGGTAGAAAATGATTGCGAAGTGATTGATATTGCCCAGCGTTATTTTATGTTGGATCAACTTTACAATCTAAACGTAATTCATCAGGATGCGCGCTTATTTGTTGAACAAACGACTGAGCAATTTCAGCATGTTTTGGTGGATTTGTTTGAAGCCGAAAATTTTCCCTTGCAATGTAACAATGAAGCCTTTTTTAGTCACTGCAAACGCATTTTGCTGGATTCAGGCATTCTTGCTATCAATTTGGCCAATCGAGAGGAGCAGTGGCCAATAATGCAGCTGATTAAAAACAACTTTCACAACACCTTAGCAGTAGCTATTAAAAAATCCGCCAACATTGTCGTTTTTGCAGTTAAAAATGAGCCAGTGGATTTTTTACCCACTGTCCTAAAACAGTCTAAGAAACTCAATGCACTATTTTGGGACAGCAAGTGGGGCCAGATTGCCGAGATAACAGGCTAA
- a CDS encoding Spy/CpxP family protein refolding chaperone — MKKISLAAVVLSFVMGQVAFATSSDTTTSSSTTGSTPDQTMTTSTSSNPSDQMGSHCGCGNHMKQMLSALNLDSSQQTKVQAIKSQLMQTLQANREQMKSIRSQIRDLVTSDTLDDAKLNSLVDQKKELIAQMMKAKVTAKQQVYSLLNDQQKAQFKQMLQQWEQDRENHKC, encoded by the coding sequence ATGAAGAAAATATCGCTAGCTGCCGTTGTTTTATCTTTTGTGATGGGACAAGTGGCTTTTGCTACTAGTTCTGATACCACCACATCCTCTAGTACTACTGGCTCAACACCTGATCAAACGATGACCACAAGCACTTCGAGCAATCCATCTGATCAAATGGGCTCTCATTGTGGTTGCGGTAATCATATGAAGCAAATGTTAAGTGCTTTAAACCTGGATTCTTCTCAACAAACCAAGGTTCAGGCAATCAAAAGTCAACTGATGCAAACTCTGCAAGCCAATCGTGAGCAAATGAAATCAATCCGCTCTCAAATTCGTGATTTGGTTACATCTGACACTCTTGATGATGCTAAGTTAAACAGTTTAGTTGATCAGAAGAAAGAATTGATTGCGCAAATGATGAAGGCAAAGGTTACTGCTAAACAACAAGTTTATAGCTTGTTAAATGACCAACAAAAAGCCCAGTTCAAGCAAATGCTTCAACAATGGGAACAAGACCGTGAAAACCACAAATGCTAA
- the frr gene encoding ribosome recycling factor, which produces MINEIKQDAEKRMKKSVETLRHDLTKIRTGRANASLLDHVQVDYYGNLTPINQVANVTVSDSRTIMVTPWEKSMVAAVEKAILTSDLGLNPATAGSAIRVPMPPLTEERRKEMIRVVRGEGEQGRVAIRNIRRDANNHLKELVKSKEISEDDERRANEVIQKLTDKYIAEIDEVLVEKEKDLMEI; this is translated from the coding sequence ATGATCAATGAGATCAAGCAGGACGCTGAAAAGCGAATGAAAAAATCAGTTGAAACGTTGCGACATGATCTGACGAAAATTCGAACCGGTCGTGCTAATGCCAGTTTACTTGATCACGTGCAAGTTGATTATTATGGTAATTTAACTCCCATTAATCAGGTCGCTAATGTTACTGTGAGTGATTCACGTACTATCATGGTTACACCTTGGGAAAAATCCATGGTGGCAGCGGTTGAAAAAGCCATTTTAACTTCTGATCTTGGTTTAAACCCTGCCACGGCTGGGAGTGCCATACGTGTTCCAATGCCACCCTTAACTGAAGAACGCCGCAAGGAAATGATTCGCGTTGTTCGTGGGGAAGGGGAACAAGGGCGCGTCGCAATTCGCAATATTCGCAGAGATGCGAACAATCATTTAAAGGAGCTTGTTAAATCCAAGGAAATTTCTGAGGATGATGAACGACGAGCCAATGAAGTGATTCAAAAATTAACGGATAAATACATTGCCGAAATCGATGAAGTTCTAGTAGAAAAAGAAAAAGATTTAATGGAAATTTAA
- the tsf gene encoding translation elongation factor Ts, translated as MAISASLVMQLRERTGAGMMECKKFLTMTNGDIEQAIMEMRKAGQAKADKKADRVAAEGVIVIERSADKHSAVILEINSETDFVARDENFTNFAKKVGETALSSSAADVEVLSQETIAGSNTTIEQTRQELVSKIGENIKLRRMERVVTDGVIGYYLHGTRIGVVVALKNGDEELAKDIAMHIAASRPIVVSRDQVSAEAIENEREIFTAQARESGKPQEIIDKMIEGRINKFVDEVSLLGQPYVKDPNKKVGQLLKEKNAEVLFFTRFEVGEGIEKKEDNFVEEVMAQVRD; from the coding sequence ATGGCGATTAGTGCTTCCTTAGTGATGCAATTGCGTGAACGCACCGGTGCAGGCATGATGGAATGTAAAAAATTCCTGACCATGACCAATGGTGACATTGAGCAAGCGATCATGGAAATGCGTAAGGCAGGTCAGGCCAAGGCTGATAAAAAAGCTGATCGGGTTGCTGCAGAAGGAGTTATTGTTATTGAACGTTCTGCTGATAAACATTCTGCAGTCATTCTTGAAATTAACAGTGAGACCGACTTTGTTGCCCGGGATGAAAATTTCACCAATTTTGCGAAAAAAGTCGGTGAAACGGCATTGTCTTCATCCGCAGCTGATGTTGAAGTCCTGTCACAGGAGACAATAGCTGGGTCTAATACTACTATCGAGCAAACTCGTCAAGAACTGGTTTCAAAGATCGGTGAAAACATCAAGTTGAGACGGATGGAAAGAGTGGTCACCGATGGAGTTATTGGTTATTACTTGCACGGAACACGTATTGGTGTGGTAGTTGCTTTGAAAAATGGCGATGAAGAACTTGCCAAAGACATTGCTATGCATATCGCTGCAAGCCGCCCAATAGTAGTAAGTCGAGACCAGGTTTCTGCAGAAGCAATCGAAAATGAGCGTGAAATTTTTACTGCTCAAGCGAGAGAAAGCGGAAAACCACAAGAAATTATCGATAAAATGATTGAAGGTCGCATCAACAAATTTGTCGATGAAGTGAGCTTGTTGGGTCAACCTTATGTTAAAGATCCCAATAAGAAAGTTGGGCAATTATTGAAAGAAAAGAATGCGGAAGTGTTGTTTTTTACTCGTTTCGAAGTAGGAGAAGGCATTGAGAAGAAAGAAGATAATTTCGTTGAAGAAGTAATGGCCCAGGTTCGTGATTGA
- a CDS encoding arginine N-succinyltransferase, translated as MMLLRPVRENDVDAILELALHSGIGMTTLPKDKSLLRKRLKLSLSSFKKSVHHPINEYYLFVLEDPATGKVVGTSGIEASTGYELPFYSYKISKRTRICHSLNIRSDYEILNLVNDNQGRSEICTLFLEPGYRHNNNGLLLSRSRFLFMAQFPNRFAPIVIAEMRGISDELGHSPFWDNVGRHFFHMPFAEADRLTSSTNKQFIADLMPRSPIYVKLLAPEAQAVIGRPHQSTIPAMNILMREGFRYNHYIDIFDAGPTIEAPTNQIRTLAMSRVLNLKSISDEVSSKPFLLSNTKLDFKATLSQAMVNDQQGCCIISKDTAELLQLRAGDYLRLSPLHTENLNLSEIKI; from the coding sequence ATGATGTTGCTTCGCCCTGTTCGCGAAAACGATGTAGATGCCATTTTAGAATTGGCATTACACTCTGGTATTGGAATGACTACCCTACCCAAAGATAAAAGCCTTTTACGAAAGCGTTTAAAATTATCACTCTCCTCCTTTAAAAAATCCGTTCACCATCCCATCAATGAGTATTATTTATTTGTACTGGAGGATCCTGCTACTGGTAAAGTGGTCGGAACATCAGGAATCGAAGCTTCAACCGGTTATGAATTACCTTTTTATTCCTACAAAATATCCAAGCGCACGCGAATTTGCCATTCATTGAATATACGCAGCGATTACGAAATACTGAATTTAGTTAATGACAATCAAGGTCGAAGCGAGATTTGTACCCTTTTTCTCGAACCTGGTTACCGGCACAACAACAACGGCTTGTTATTGTCACGGTCGCGTTTTTTGTTTATGGCGCAATTTCCCAACCGCTTTGCCCCGATTGTAATTGCTGAAATGCGTGGCATCTCAGACGAGCTGGGACACTCACCCTTTTGGGACAATGTCGGTAGGCATTTTTTCCATATGCCCTTTGCAGAGGCAGATAGATTGACCTCCTCCACCAACAAGCAGTTTATTGCGGACTTAATGCCACGAAGTCCCATCTATGTAAAACTCTTAGCTCCTGAAGCTCAGGCAGTCATTGGCAGGCCTCACCAATCCACCATTCCTGCTATGAATATTTTAATGCGTGAAGGGTTCCGCTATAACCATTACATTGATATTTTTGATGCTGGCCCAACCATTGAAGCGCCTACGAATCAGATAAGAACTCTAGCAATGAGCCGTGTATTAAACTTAAAAAGCATCAGTGATGAAGTCAGCTCAAAACCCTTTCTCTTATCCAACACAAAACTTGATTTTAAGGCCACTCTCAGTCAAGCCATGGTGAATGACCAGCAAGGCTGCTGCATTATTAGTAAGGATACGGCTGAGCTATTACAGCTTAGGGCTGGAGACTACCTCAGGCTATCCCCTTTACACACGGAAAACTTAAATCTAAGTGAAATAAAAATATGA
- the rpsB gene encoding 30S ribosomal protein S2 codes for MNVSMRELLEAGAHFGHRTRYWNPKMAPFIFGSRNKIHIINLEKTLPMLSDVVNYVGRLASNKAKILFVGTKRAAQDSIREHAKRCGMPYVDHRWLGGMLTNWKTVRQSIFRLKELKEMRERGDFASMIKKEALMLTRELEKLERSLGGIEDMGGLPDALFVIDVGFEHIAVEEARRLKIPVIGVVDTNNNPDNIDYIIPGNDDSMRAVDIYVRCIADAILDAKQGNTVGGVSSDAEFVEVPVNDKEVEKAGE; via the coding sequence ATGAATGTTAGTATGCGTGAACTGCTAGAAGCGGGTGCACATTTCGGTCATAGAACCCGATATTGGAATCCAAAAATGGCTCCTTTCATTTTTGGCTCAAGAAACAAAATTCACATCATCAACCTTGAAAAAACCTTACCAATGTTGAGTGACGTCGTCAATTACGTAGGGCGTCTGGCTTCAAACAAAGCTAAGATTCTGTTTGTGGGTACTAAAAGAGCAGCCCAGGACAGCATCCGTGAACATGCAAAACGTTGTGGTATGCCATACGTGGATCATCGTTGGCTGGGTGGAATGTTGACCAACTGGAAAACCGTTCGTCAATCAATTTTTCGCCTGAAAGAATTAAAAGAGATGCGCGAAAGGGGCGATTTTGCTTCAATGATTAAAAAAGAAGCTTTGATGCTTACTCGCGAGCTTGAAAAATTAGAGCGTAGCTTAGGTGGTATCGAGGACATGGGTGGATTACCCGATGCTCTTTTTGTCATTGATGTGGGCTTTGAACACATCGCTGTTGAAGAAGCTCGCCGTCTGAAGATTCCAGTGATTGGTGTGGTAGATACCAATAATAATCCTGATAACATTGACTACATCATTCCAGGCAATGATGACTCCATGCGCGCCGTGGATATTTACGTACGTTGCATTGCTGATGCTATTCTTGATGCGAAGCAAGGCAATACAGTTGGCGGTGTGTCTTCAGATGCTGAATTTGTTGAAGTTCCTGTGAATGATAAAGAAGTAGAAAAAGCGGGTGAATAA
- the map gene encoding type I methionyl aminopeptidase — MAVTIKTNEEIEKMRVAGRLAAEVLEMIGPYVKEGITTDELNNICHNYIVNEQKAIPAPLNYNGFPKSICTSINHVVCHGIPGKKVLKNGDIINIDVTVIKDGFHGDTSKMFFIGAPSIQAKHVVNIAHECLFIGIEMVKPGVRLGDIGHAIQRHAEKNRCSVVREYCGHGIGRIFHEDPQVLHYGTPGTGEVLKPGMTFTIEPMVNIGKHHTRLLPDGWTVVTKDHSLSAQWEHTLLVTDDGVEILTLRNEER, encoded by the coding sequence ATGGCTGTAACTATAAAAACCAATGAAGAAATTGAAAAAATGCGTGTCGCTGGACGACTTGCAGCTGAAGTTTTGGAAATGATTGGTCCTTACGTCAAGGAAGGAATAACCACCGATGAATTAAACAATATATGCCATAACTATATTGTAAATGAGCAGAAGGCTATCCCTGCCCCTCTAAATTACAATGGCTTTCCTAAATCCATTTGCACTTCAATTAATCATGTGGTCTGTCATGGTATACCAGGGAAAAAGGTTTTAAAAAATGGTGACATTATTAACATCGATGTTACCGTTATTAAAGATGGCTTCCATGGGGATACCAGTAAGATGTTTTTTATTGGAGCCCCCTCAATTCAAGCGAAGCACGTGGTTAACATTGCACATGAATGTTTATTCATCGGAATTGAAATGGTGAAACCAGGAGTGCGCCTGGGAGATATTGGGCATGCCATTCAAAGGCATGCTGAAAAAAACCGCTGCTCAGTCGTACGTGAATACTGCGGCCATGGAATTGGCCGAATATTCCATGAAGATCCTCAAGTGTTACACTATGGTACACCTGGCACTGGTGAAGTATTAAAACCAGGCATGACGTTTACCATTGAACCCATGGTAAATATTGGCAAGCATCATACCCGGTTGTTGCCAGACGGTTGGACTGTGGTAACCAAAGATCATAGCCTTTCTGCGCAATGGGAGCATACCTTATTGGTGACTGATGATGGAGTCGAAATACTCACCTTGCGCAATGAAGAGCGATAA
- the astB gene encoding N-succinylarginine dihydrolase, whose protein sequence is MPAFELNLDGLVGPTHNYAGLSPGNVASIMNALSLSDPKSAALQGLAKMRLLHNLGLKQGVLPPHQRPNLHLLHQMGFHGSPSQQIEKALRTAPELLSACYSASSMWAANAATVSASVDSADGKLHFTAANLISNLHRHQEADFSHDLLKQIFADPMHFEHHPVLPKTAITSDEGAANHNRICRSHGTPGITLLVYGKRGFRDQLKGPNNYPARQTLEASQAIARAHQLIPEQVIFARQNPKAIDEGVFHNDVIAVANETVLLIHEEAWCEQKHILAELKAKLEFPLNLLEIRSQELSVAEAVNTYLFNSQLVSLPNSRGMVLIAPAECEQNPRTKFIIESLIADQSNPINQVYYLELKQSMQNGGGPACLRLRVPIQELELTRMHQGILIDDALLNQLEHWINRHYRSELQLKDLSDPLFIDECLTALDELSTLLNLGSIYPFQRE, encoded by the coding sequence ATGCCTGCTTTCGAACTCAATTTGGATGGTTTGGTGGGACCAACTCATAACTACGCGGGTTTGTCTCCAGGAAATGTTGCTTCAATCATGAATGCTCTGAGCTTGTCTGATCCCAAAAGCGCAGCATTGCAAGGATTGGCAAAGATGCGCTTATTGCATAATTTGGGCTTGAAACAAGGGGTGTTACCCCCTCATCAACGTCCAAATTTGCACCTACTTCATCAAATGGGTTTTCACGGCAGCCCATCTCAACAGATTGAAAAAGCCCTAAGAACTGCGCCTGAACTCTTAAGTGCCTGTTACTCAGCCTCCAGCATGTGGGCAGCAAATGCAGCAACTGTTTCAGCAAGCGTGGATAGTGCGGATGGGAAACTGCATTTTACCGCCGCCAATCTGATTAGCAACTTACATCGCCACCAGGAAGCGGATTTTTCTCATGATTTATTAAAGCAAATTTTTGCTGATCCAATGCACTTTGAGCATCATCCCGTTCTTCCAAAGACTGCAATAACCAGCGATGAAGGAGCAGCTAACCATAATCGCATTTGCCGTTCCCATGGCACACCGGGTATTACTCTTTTGGTTTATGGTAAACGTGGGTTTAGAGATCAATTAAAAGGCCCTAACAATTACCCGGCAAGACAAACACTGGAGGCTTCCCAAGCCATTGCAAGGGCTCATCAATTAATCCCGGAGCAAGTGATTTTTGCTCGCCAAAATCCAAAGGCTATTGATGAAGGGGTTTTCCATAATGACGTCATTGCCGTGGCCAATGAAACTGTATTGTTGATTCATGAAGAGGCTTGGTGTGAGCAAAAGCACATCTTGGCAGAGCTTAAAGCTAAGCTTGAATTTCCGCTTAACCTTCTTGAGATTCGCTCTCAGGAATTAAGTGTCGCAGAAGCGGTCAATACCTATTTATTTAATTCCCAGCTGGTAAGCCTTCCTAACAGCCGCGGCATGGTTCTCATAGCGCCAGCGGAATGTGAGCAAAATCCAAGAACGAAATTCATTATTGAGAGCCTCATCGCCGATCAAAGTAATCCGATTAACCAGGTCTATTACCTGGAACTTAAACAGAGCATGCAAAATGGCGGCGGGCCTGCTTGTTTGCGCCTTAGAGTCCCCATTCAAGAACTTGAACTGACAAGAATGCATCAGGGCATTTTAATCGATGATGCACTTCTTAATCAGCTGGAGCATTGGATTAATCGTCACTATCGTTCTGAGCTGCAACTTAAAGATTTAAGTGATCCATTATTCATAGATGAATGTCTAACGGCTCTTGATGAGCTAAGCACTTTGCTGAATTTGGGCTCAATTTATCCTTTCCAACGTGAGTAA
- a CDS encoding hydrolase — protein METVRKDLLPFLKNSKSLMIEQLQAFCEINTGSENLQGLSNMLAALRSVFSPLADEIQVRKFSPISVMDMEGTTFQQPCGDALFIRKRPELERRVLLVGHMDTVFAADHPFQKTRYINEHQINGPGVTDMKGGLIVMLHALKAFEHMESKNRLGWDVIINADEELGSPASQVLYDEVAALYQVGLVYEPAMDAQGTLAKNRSGSGKLTLVATGKSAHAGRSFNQGRNAICYLAEAITAIHKLNGLKEGVTINVGKIAGGEALNVVPDKAVAKLDVRISQPADELWVREQIGQIIHTLKHTDYSLTLHGSFERPVKRINQATERLFTRIQQIGSQLGLQFDWQDSGGCCDGNNLAQHGLAVLDTLGVRGGNIHSSNEFILLDSLVERSALSALLLDDLSQGGLEELKQ, from the coding sequence ATGGAAACAGTAAGAAAGGATCTGCTGCCCTTCCTTAAGAACAGCAAGTCGCTGATGATTGAACAATTGCAGGCATTTTGTGAAATCAACACAGGCAGTGAAAACCTGCAAGGGCTGTCAAATATGCTTGCGGCTTTAAGATCGGTGTTTTCCCCTTTGGCCGATGAGATTCAAGTTCGCAAATTTTCACCCATCTCTGTCATGGACATGGAAGGGACTACTTTCCAGCAACCCTGTGGGGACGCTCTTTTTATTCGTAAACGACCGGAACTAGAACGGCGGGTTTTATTAGTCGGCCACATGGATACCGTCTTCGCTGCTGATCACCCCTTTCAAAAGACACGCTATATCAACGAGCATCAAATCAATGGCCCTGGAGTAACGGATATGAAAGGGGGATTAATCGTTATGTTGCATGCCTTAAAGGCTTTTGAACATATGGAGAGCAAAAACCGATTGGGTTGGGATGTGATAATTAATGCCGATGAGGAGCTTGGCTCCCCTGCTTCCCAGGTCCTATACGATGAAGTTGCAGCTCTCTATCAGGTGGGATTGGTTTATGAACCAGCAATGGATGCTCAAGGAACACTGGCCAAAAATAGAAGCGGTAGTGGCAAATTGACCCTTGTTGCGACAGGAAAAAGTGCACATGCCGGCCGTTCTTTTAATCAGGGACGCAATGCCATTTGCTATTTAGCCGAAGCCATCACGGCCATCCACAAATTGAATGGCTTAAAAGAGGGGGTCACCATCAATGTCGGTAAAATAGCCGGCGGTGAAGCCTTAAATGTGGTACCCGATAAAGCTGTGGCCAAATTGGATGTTCGCATTAGCCAACCGGCTGATGAGCTCTGGGTGAGAGAGCAGATTGGCCAAATTATTCATACACTTAAGCACACTGATTACAGTCTAACGTTACATGGTTCGTTTGAACGCCCAGTAAAACGCATTAATCAGGCGACCGAACGTTTATTTACCCGCATTCAACAAATTGGAAGTCAATTGGGTTTGCAATTCGATTGGCAAGACAGCGGCGGCTGTTGCGATGGCAACAATCTTGCCCAACACGGTTTGGCTGTATTAGATACCTTGGGGGTTCGCGGCGGTAATATTCATAGCAGCAATGAATTTATTTTATTAGATAGCCTGGTTGAACGCTCTGCACTTAGTGCATTATTGCTAGACGACCTATCTCAAGGTGGACTTGAGGAATTAAAACAATGA
- the astD gene encoding succinylglutamate-semialdehyde dehydrogenase produces MNTNKHHATHYINGHWLSGEGDSFYSKNPVDSSVVWQGREATSEEVFAACEAAHLALSPWSLLNVSERCSYLDNFAKEVEAKQDELAYLISLETGKPLWESKTEVNSVITKISISVQAYQERNAEKKFQSGEVNANIRYKPHGVVAVLGAFNFPAHLSNGHIVPALLAGNTVVYKPSELAPAVAQFMIQCWHESGIPSGVINCVQGGVKTAQCLMSTDIQGLYFTGSYRAGKAIHQYFSGRPEVILALEMGGNNPLIVDAIKDIKAAVYQTLLSTMLTSGQRCSCARRLFIINNSTGDEFLQQYVKACQQLAIGTFNDRPEPFMGPVINHEHALKHLEAQEKLLALGGKPILKMSLLKENSGFLSPGVVDMTSIQTAPDEEIFAPFVQIYRHEELTEAIQMANQTRYGLTAGLLSEDSGQYQQFYYGIRAGLINWNRPTTGALSSLPFGGVGCSGNHRPSAYFAADYCSYPIASLEQDKLSVPKSLHPGIILD; encoded by the coding sequence ATGAATACGAACAAACATCATGCTACGCATTATATTAATGGCCACTGGCTATCAGGAGAGGGCGACTCCTTTTATTCCAAAAATCCTGTGGATTCAAGCGTGGTTTGGCAAGGGCGGGAAGCCACTTCAGAAGAAGTTTTTGCAGCCTGCGAAGCAGCTCATTTGGCTCTTTCCCCATGGTCTTTGCTGAATGTTTCAGAGCGTTGCTCATACTTAGACAACTTTGCCAAAGAAGTCGAAGCTAAACAGGATGAATTGGCTTATCTAATTTCATTGGAAACTGGCAAACCTCTGTGGGAATCAAAGACAGAAGTCAATTCAGTCATTACAAAGATAAGCATATCCGTGCAAGCTTATCAGGAACGAAATGCAGAAAAGAAATTCCAAAGCGGTGAAGTAAATGCAAATATAAGGTATAAACCTCATGGAGTAGTTGCCGTTTTGGGAGCTTTCAATTTTCCAGCCCATTTAAGCAATGGCCATATTGTACCCGCCCTATTGGCTGGTAATACTGTGGTTTATAAACCGAGTGAACTGGCTCCTGCAGTAGCGCAATTCATGATTCAATGCTGGCATGAAAGCGGCATACCTTCCGGTGTTATCAACTGTGTCCAAGGTGGGGTAAAAACAGCACAATGTCTCATGAGCACCGACATTCAAGGTCTTTATTTTACTGGCAGCTATCGCGCTGGCAAGGCAATTCATCAGTACTTTTCCGGTAGGCCAGAAGTTATTCTTGCACTCGAAATGGGTGGCAATAACCCCTTAATTGTGGACGCCATTAAAGATATTAAAGCGGCAGTATATCAGACCCTTTTGTCCACCATGCTTACCTCAGGACAACGTTGCAGCTGTGCAAGACGGCTATTTATTATCAATAATTCAACCGGTGATGAGTTTTTGCAACAATACGTCAAAGCTTGTCAGCAGTTAGCTATCGGTACTTTTAATGATCGCCCAGAACCCTTTATGGGGCCAGTCATTAATCATGAACACGCTCTTAAACACCTGGAAGCCCAGGAGAAATTGCTGGCCTTGGGTGGGAAACCCATCTTAAAAATGAGTTTGCTAAAAGAAAACAGTGGTTTTCTTTCACCAGGAGTCGTGGACATGACTTCGATTCAAACTGCACCGGATGAGGAAATTTTTGCTCCTTTTGTGCAAATTTATCGCCACGAAGAACTAACAGAAGCAATCCAGATGGCCAATCAAACCCGTTATGGCTTAACAGCAGGTCTTTTAAGCGAAGATAGTGGGCAGTACCAGCAGTTTTATTATGGCATTCGCGCAGGCCTTATCAATTGGAATAGACCGACCACTGGTGCTCTGAGCAGTCTTCCATTCGGAGGCGTAGGTTGCAGCGGTAATCATAGGCCTAGTGCTTATTTTGCTGCCGACTATTGCAGTTATCCTATAGCCAGTCTAGAACAAGATAAACTGTCCGTGCCTAAATCATTGCACCCTGGAATTATACTGGATTAA